The Komagataella phaffii GS115 chromosome 4, complete sequence genome includes the window CAATCTCATATTGATCAATAAAAACACCAGCACCCCCTTCTCTTCGCCGTTGCGAAGAAGTCCCCAGATACCCCTCGTATCTCCTACAACCCCTACCAGAAGGACGCCGAAGCCCATATCTTACTTCAGTACTCCAAGACGAACAAAACCTGATATAAAGAATGAGCTTCTCCCTGTTTCACCTAAAACAGCATCTCCAACTAAAAGGCGAAGGAGCTCTAGAACACGGGAATTATCTTCCTCAACAAATGCAGTTTACCTAGATCTGACCAAAGAAACTAATCTGGGCTCACCCTGGACAGACAAAAGCCCCACAAAAAGTCCAATAATAAATACCCGGACCGATACCGAAAGAGACACAGCAATTGACGATGAGGTGCTAATAGATAATTGAAACTGTGCGCCTAATAGAAACACTGAAAAAACTCAGTCAGAGTActattttttgaatagaTATCATAGATACAAGCAAGCTTACGTTTTGAATAGTGCTAATCTAAAAAGGTATCATCAATTCACCAGTAGCTATAACCCCGTACAAGGTAGATAGATGAGGTAGCAATCAAATGCGAAGAATATAAACTGTAataaaacaagaaaaacaaaacgAAAAAAGAGGGTCAACAGACTCTGCTGATCTCAGTATATTGGGTATAAGTGGGAGCGTTTAGTAAAACACAAGTTTGGCACTACCAGAGGTAACAGTGACAGTACAACCATCAGTTGAACTACCAACGAAGATACCGTTCTCGTATTTACAATCACCGTTGATGGAGGACCCATCAGTAGCAACGATCTTGACGTTGAAGTTGGGAGCCTTCTTGTTGTTTGGGTTGGGGATCAAAGATAGGTAAGTTAAACCACCTGTAGATCCGGCACCCAAAACTAGAGGAGCCCAGTTTCCGACACCACTACTTTCGTCACCCCAAATACAACCGTCTTCAACGCTGACACCAGCGTTGTTGACGTAGTATTGGGCACTGGTCTTGAGACCTTGCCATTCGTAGTAGTTGTCTTCATCGACAACGGTCAAAGTGTTGGAGTTTCCAGCATCGACCCAGGTGGGAACACACATGTTTTCGGAACCAGGGTAGTCAGTTCTGCAGATAGAGATACCTTTGGAAACATTGTTCTCTACGGAAGCGGTACCCTTACCTGGAACACAGAGGGTGTCAAAAGCAGTGTTGGATCGGTATAGCAAACCGTCCTTACACAACAAACCACCTACGGATCTTCCATCGGATGGCTGATTGGAAGGCCACTGGGTCTTGGAGTAGCCGGCTTCACATGCGTATGAGCAGTAGTAGCCGTTCTCACAAGATTCAGAAGTCCCACCTTGGAGATTCATGATGGAAGACCATCCTCCAAATCCTAACCAACTGACGGAGACGACACCGTCGCCGGATGGGAACTCTGAACATTTGATGGTACCATCTTTGAAGCTTGAGAGATCGCCAGAGGCGCCACTGGTAtaagaggaagaggaggaagaagccGATGCTGCTGCAGAGGAAGCGACCGATGCTGGCGCAGCAGAGGAGGTGACAACGGCCTGGGCAGAGCCAGCAGCAGCGGTTTGACCTGCTGCAACAGTAACGGTTTGTGTCACCACAGCTCTCTTTTCATGTTTgtgatgttgttgttggtgttCTAAAGGAGCGGAGGCCACCAGAGAGGCAAGAGCCATAAAGATAAGTTGAGATTTCATATTGAGAAGCACGGTTAAAAAATGAATGTAAGGAAAGACTgaacaaaaagaacttGGAATGAATGTAAGTACCTATAAGGCAGTGAGTAGGCAAGTTTCTCTTGTAGTTGGAGTGATCAAAGGTTTGTTTCTAACGAACGTCAGATCGAGCTGGATTTGTTAAACTATATATTCGGGCGAGCAAGAgtctgaagaaaaagtttcatGATAAATCTAGATTTATTGCCGCATCTGGCAATCTCAGATTAACATAAATACCGATCTACATACTAGCAACATTGATCCGATCAAGTGGGACTGGCGATGAGGGCCTTCTCAGGAGGCAGAGATGGAAACCTCCAGTGCAATTGAGGGCCGTCAGTGTGCAGCAGTGCCGCCTACACAAGGCCAATAACGCGTGGCTTAGCGTTTGAGTCCTTGAAGGTTCGTTTTAGATTCTCCTTGTGAGAAACACCCACATTCCATACATTCCGTCTTTAACACACAGTCGTGCACTTACCACGTTACCGGTGTTCAAGGCAACATGGTGCAAGTAGTTACACTTCCCTTTTTGGCCATATCGCATAGGCGATAGGTACCTAATTTAATTCATACACTCTATTAATAAAGAATTATATCCCTGCCAAAACACTAGAACACCTCCGGTAAGCGATTAAACCGCGTGTGCACACATGGCGCCCAAAAGACCAGCTCTTGAGGGTGAATGGCTCCTCCTTGCCTACAATGTGTCGCCGTCTATCTCCTCTCTCTCTCTAAGCTAGCTTGAAGTAGGAGCTACACCCGCCGTCTGGAGCATGGCACAATTCTAGCTGCTGGAACTTTTCAGAGTACTTGTGGAAATATAGCCCGCTAATTGATCCAGTTAGTTGGCTGAAACATACGTAGTAAAATCCAGCAAACGATGCCCCCTTTATATCTCTAACTTTGGCATCTGGAATCAAAAACATTTCCTTCCATCTCATGTAGATGAACTCGTTGTTTAGGTAGTTATCATAGATGTGACTGTTGAGTACGTCATTCCCAGAGTTGAAATTTAGACTTCGAAAACTGGGGAACCGAGACCAGTGCTGGATATCAGTACGGGAATCAGAACCCCAGCTATCTTTATTAGtgaagaaggagaattTGGGGCCAACAATTTCTCCTTGGAAAAGGGTAATAATTTCGGGATGCGACTCTGTAAGACCTTTAATTGTGAGAAATCCAGTCAATGTGGACTTTTTGAGATCGACCTGTTTCAAATCAACTTTTACTTCATACGTAGATCTTCCTGACTGCTGAGACCCGATGAACGAAGCATTTGGCTTCAAAAATGATGATGTGAGAGGCTGTACTCCTTTGTGCCAAGATTTGGTTGAGGCCAAAGAGGGAGTAAATTCCATGGAGATATACTTGTCCTCGCTGACATTATTTGCTGAACCGGTATGCAAGTCGTATGATTCAGTCTTGTTGTTTAATTTGGATCCTTCTGGCTGCCAACCTTTTACCTCTTGCTCATCGATGTTGGCGTGAGCATCATCACCTGTTAACGCATCCTTGAGATGTCTTTCATTGTTTACTTTATCTTTGGCTGTCTTTATAGGATCCTCTTCTTTAAGAAAGGATGAATTGTCAGTCACACAACTATTGGAAGGCATCTGTGTATGCTATGAGTCAATCAAgggtaaaaaaaaaagacacacaaaagaaacaaaggGTATTATATATCGTGCTCTATTAAGATGACTCAAATGGTTGGTCCTTAGTTCCGGAACAAAGCTGATGTTTACTTTCTCCACTGGTAGGCCTCCTCTTT containing:
- a CDS encoding Peripheral membrane protein located at Vid (vacuole import and degradation) vesicles, encoding MPSNSCVTDNSSFLKEEDPIKTAKDKVNNERHLKDALTGDDAHANIDEQEVKGWQPEGSKLNNKTESYDLHTGSANNVSEDKYISMEFTPSLASTKSWHKGVQPLTSSFLKPNASFIGSQQSGRSTYEVKVDLKQVDLKKSTLTGFLTIKGLTESHPEIITLFQGEIVGPKFSFFTNKDSWGSDSRTDIQHWSRFPSFRSLNFNSGNDVLNSHIYDNYLNNEFIYMRWKEMFLIPDAKVRDIKGASFAGFYYVCFSQLTGSISGLYFHKYSEKFQQLELCHAPDGGCSSYFKLA
- a CDS encoding Mitochondrial outer membrane and cell wall localized SUN family member; the encoded protein is MKSQLIFMALASLVASAPLEHQQQHHKHEKRAVVTQTVTVAAGQTAAAGSAQAVVTSSAAPASVASSAAASASSSSSSYTSGASGDLSSFKDGTIKCSEFPSGDGVVSVSWLGFGGWSSIMNLQGGTSESCENGYYCSYACEAGYSKTQWPSNQPSDGRSVGGLLCKDGLLYRSNTAFDTLCVPGKGTASVENNVSKGISICRTDYPGSENMCVPTWVDAGNSNTLTVVDEDNYYEWQGLKTSAQYYVNNAGVSVEDGCIWGDESSGVGNWAPLVLGAGSTGGLTYLSLIPNPNNKKAPNFNVKIVATDGSSINGDCKYENGIFVGSSTDGCTVTVTSGSAKLVFY